In Hemicordylus capensis ecotype Gifberg chromosome 3, rHemCap1.1.pri, whole genome shotgun sequence, one DNA window encodes the following:
- the RCSD1 gene encoding capZ-interacting protein isoform X2, whose translation MEEKVKERGLPYGRGQVSCAFNRCTEERISAGACNLSFPSITSCTAEIKDRPSETNTMVEKSASPSVAQLAVKFKDQLSHSGKEIPVNKPVRRKPPCSLPLKPDLGQNGELKRSPNASHPPRVKVKSSPMIEKLQANLAFAPAALLPGASPKSPGLKVMASPFHSPPSTPISPQAQSQSSESEETPASFDQPPEGTHLQFYNKVRTRGSIKRRPPSRRFRKSQSEFGDDQDIGAISPQENGAKDEEDSAFTDKTVKSISPTVDGVDHQEKENQITADGKTPSDHGTRGTESKEREMGTEEMTICKDSKEEKSQQNVSEEKSCKNIKEGKERNPDHNTADTEEKSTLGGKEDGDASDQKDKEERTARLSESEDTEPVSDTQDMGTSPPAGDTETDVSSRV comes from the exons ATGGAAGAGAAAGTAAAGGAGAGAGGGCTTCCATATGGAAGAGGACAGGtgtcctgtgcctttaatagatgcacagaagagagaatttcagcaggtgcatgCAACCTTTCATTCCCCAGCATAACAAGTTGCACTGCTGAAATTAAG GACAGACCATCAGAGACCAATACGATGGTAGAGAAGTCTGCATCTCCGTCTGTGGCACAGTTAGCAGTAAAATTTAAAGATCAATTGTCTCATTCTGGAAAAGAG ATACCAGTGAATAAACCAGTCCGTAGAAAACCACCATGTTCCCTTCCTCTCAAGCCAGACCTTGGCCAGAATGGTGAACTA AAGAGATCTCCAAACGCTTCTCATCCTCCAAGGGTAAAAGTAAAAAGCTCTCCCATGATTGAAAAACTGCAG GCTAATCTGGCATTTGCTCCAGCTGCCCTGCTGCCAGGAGCATCTCCCAAAAGCCCTGGCTTAAAAGTAATGGCTTCTCCATTTCACAGCCCACCATCCACTCCCATCAGCCCACAAGCTCAGTCTCAGTCAAGTGAATCAGAGGAGACACCGGCTAGCTTTGACCAGCCACCAGAGGGCACTCATCTTCAGTTTTATAACAAG GTGAGGACAAGGGGATCAATTAAACGCAGGCCACCCTCTAGAAGATTTCGAAAGTCACAGTCAGAATTTGGAGATGACCAAGATATTGGGGCAATTTCACCTCAGGAAAATGGTGCCAAGGATGAAGAGGATAGTGCATTCACAGACAAGACTGTGAAGTCAATCTCTCCAACTGTGGATGGAGTAGACCACCAAGAGAAGGAAAACCAGATAACAGCTGATGGAAAAACCCCATCAGATCACGGGACCAGAGGAACAGaaagcaaagagagagaaatgggaacagaagaaatgacaaTATGCAAGGACAGCAAAGAAGAGAAGTCACAACAGAATGTTTCAGAAGAAAAATCTTGCAAAAACATCAAGGAAGGCAAAGAAAGGAATCCAGATCACAATACTGCAGATACAGAAGAAAAGTccactttggggggaaaggaagatggTGATGCTTCTGATCAGAAGGATAAAGAAGAGAGAACAGCTAGATTAAGTGAGAGTGAAGATACAGAGCCAGTATCAGACACACAAGACATGGGGACTTCACCGCCTGCAGGAGACACAGAAACTGATGTGAGCTCCAGAGTGTGA
- the RCSD1 gene encoding capZ-interacting protein isoform X3, which translates to MGEQTFPKDIPHLHNKEDRPSETNTMVEKSASPSVAQLAVKFKDQLSHSGKEIPVNKPVRRKPPCSLPLKPDLGQNGELKRSPNASHPPRVKVKSSPMIEKLQANLAFAPAALLPGASPKSPGLKVMASPFHSPPSTPISPQAQSQSSESEETPASFDQPPEGTHLQFYNKVRTRGSIKRRPPSRRFRKSQSEFGDDQDIGAISPQENGAKDEEDSAFTDKTVKSISPTVDGVDHQEKENQITADGKTPSDHGTRGTESKEREMGTEEMTICKDSKEEKSQQNVSEEKSCKNIKEGKERNPDHNTADTEEKSTLGGKEDGDASDQKDKEERTARLSESEDTEPVSDTQDMGTSPPAGDTETDVSSRV; encoded by the exons GACAGACCATCAGAGACCAATACGATGGTAGAGAAGTCTGCATCTCCGTCTGTGGCACAGTTAGCAGTAAAATTTAAAGATCAATTGTCTCATTCTGGAAAAGAG ATACCAGTGAATAAACCAGTCCGTAGAAAACCACCATGTTCCCTTCCTCTCAAGCCAGACCTTGGCCAGAATGGTGAACTA AAGAGATCTCCAAACGCTTCTCATCCTCCAAGGGTAAAAGTAAAAAGCTCTCCCATGATTGAAAAACTGCAG GCTAATCTGGCATTTGCTCCAGCTGCCCTGCTGCCAGGAGCATCTCCCAAAAGCCCTGGCTTAAAAGTAATGGCTTCTCCATTTCACAGCCCACCATCCACTCCCATCAGCCCACAAGCTCAGTCTCAGTCAAGTGAATCAGAGGAGACACCGGCTAGCTTTGACCAGCCACCAGAGGGCACTCATCTTCAGTTTTATAACAAG GTGAGGACAAGGGGATCAATTAAACGCAGGCCACCCTCTAGAAGATTTCGAAAGTCACAGTCAGAATTTGGAGATGACCAAGATATTGGGGCAATTTCACCTCAGGAAAATGGTGCCAAGGATGAAGAGGATAGTGCATTCACAGACAAGACTGTGAAGTCAATCTCTCCAACTGTGGATGGAGTAGACCACCAAGAGAAGGAAAACCAGATAACAGCTGATGGAAAAACCCCATCAGATCACGGGACCAGAGGAACAGaaagcaaagagagagaaatgggaacagaagaaatgacaaTATGCAAGGACAGCAAAGAAGAGAAGTCACAACAGAATGTTTCAGAAGAAAAATCTTGCAAAAACATCAAGGAAGGCAAAGAAAGGAATCCAGATCACAATACTGCAGATACAGAAGAAAAGTccactttggggggaaaggaagatggTGATGCTTCTGATCAGAAGGATAAAGAAGAGAGAACAGCTAGATTAAGTGAGAGTGAAGATACAGAGCCAGTATCAGACACACAAGACATGGGGACTTCACCGCCTGCAGGAGACACAGAAACTGATGTGAGCTCCAGAGTGTGA